Part of the Puniceicoccaceae bacterium genome is shown below.
TGCGCGGTATCCGCCAGCTCTTCAATTGCCGCGAGCGGGTAGAGCGTGCCCCCTTCCGTGCATTGCGTGATGCTGACCAGTCCGGGAAGGGTGCCATGCACTCCGTGGGATTGTTCGAAGACCGGTGCAATGGATTCGGGCTGCAACTGCCCGTTGGGTCCTGGTAATGGGCGTAGTTGAATTCCGGGCAGGAAGAAACCCGGTGCATGACATTCGTCATTCTGGATGTGCGCCCATTCGTGACAGATCACCGATTGGTAATTGCGGATGGATGCAGCGATGGCAAGGCTGTTGGCAGAGGTCCCACCCGCGACGAAGTACACGCCACAGGGGCGCTCGAACCAGATTTCAAGCACGCGTTTAGCGCGTTCGGTTGTCGGATCGTCCCCATAGGCGGGTGCGTGGTGCAGATTGGCTTCGAGCAAGCCGCGCAAGGCCTCAGGACTCATGCCTGCGTTGTTGTCGCTGGCGAAATTGCGGTGTTTCATACGTCAGTGCGTGCAGTGCGTCAGCATCCATGCAATCAGGACAGCAGGGAAATGACAAGGGTTTCGATTTTCTGAACGCGGTTCATAAACCAGCCAATCTCCAGGATGATGCGAAAAAGTGATGCAAAATACGATACGATTCAATTGCGAAGAATCTGTAAATTCCACTTGCGAAACACGGCGGCTTGGTATTAGATTCCCCAGTTTTACCAGTTGAATTTTCCAGCTCTCCAAGCTGAATCCCATTTTTCATTCGGCCACGAATGAAGAGCGAGAAAGAAAAAGCATACTAATCATCAAAGGAGCCGCTCGATTTCGAGCGGCTTTTTTGGCATTCAAATCATGCCTTTGTTCGCCTTGTCAGCTCCTAGGTGATAAGATGGACTCAGAAAGGGCAGCCTCGCATACCACCACTGCATGACCCGGTAGAGCGGATGCATGCGATCATCCGTGGAAACGGTAAATCGATGACTGGCGGTGCAAACAGTGCCTTCGGGAGTGTGGGCGCGAACCTGCAATTGATAGGGGCCTTGAGGGGCAAGTATGTCGATGGCGAAACCACCCCGATGCGTACTTCGATCGCCCGATGCGTCGGTCAGTTCCCATTGAACATCCAGCAGGGGAACGAAGGGTTGATCGGGAGGCGGCAACAGTTCAAAGCGCAGGGGTTGAAGGTTGCGCTGAAGGAAGGTTGCGCTGTGTTGCACCAGACGCAGATTGTTGGGTGTGCTATCCAGCCAACGTATTTTAAATGGTGCCTGGGCAGATTCCTCATTCAGAGGCTGCGCTGTGTTCATCTCAGCGGATTGAAAATCGAGGAACAGATGGATAGGCTCATTTGCGCGTTCTCCCACATCATCG
Proteins encoded:
- a CDS encoding beta-eliminating lyase-related protein, which translates into the protein MKHRNFASDNNAGMSPEALRGLLEANLHHAPAYGDDPTTERAKRVLEIWFERPCGVYFVAGGTSANSLAIAASIRNYQSVICHEWAHIQNDECHAPGFFLPGIQLRPLPGPNGQLQPESIAPVFEQSHGVHGTLPGLVSITQCTEGGTLYPLAAIEELADTA